A single Bacillus sp. OxB-1 DNA region contains:
- a CDS encoding DMT family transporter encodes MQKNVVLGAMLCLISAISWGAMFPVANHAFHQIDPFYFTIFRYVLVTIILIVWLLGKEGKQAFRLEGKGWLLWFFGTMAFTVYNLLIFWGQDLLGHPGTMVASIMESLMPMISIVIVWMLVRQRPHAFTLFCVFIGFVGALLVVTKGNLGSFFAAKNDMIPSLFIFLAVIGWVVYTMGGSRFSKDGWSALRYSTLSCLLGTATAVVVVFGVTLSGYVSFPTVETMIMTGPHIAFMVIFPGVIALVGWNYGVSVITPLNGLLFLNFVPVTTLVIQIFQGAGITANDAIGTIFIIVSLLSNNIFLRLQQKNREPKEKFKGRLQEISS; translated from the coding sequence ATGCAGAAGAATGTAGTATTGGGCGCTATGTTATGTTTGATTTCGGCAATATCCTGGGGAGCTATGTTTCCAGTGGCGAATCATGCGTTTCACCAGATTGACCCGTTTTATTTTACGATTTTCCGTTATGTCCTTGTAACGATCATTTTAATCGTGTGGCTGTTAGGGAAGGAAGGGAAACAAGCTTTTCGGTTGGAAGGGAAAGGTTGGTTGCTCTGGTTTTTCGGTACGATGGCCTTTACGGTATATAATTTGCTGATTTTCTGGGGACAAGACTTATTGGGCCATCCAGGTACCATGGTCGCTTCCATTATGGAATCTTTGATGCCGATGATTTCAATCGTCATTGTCTGGATGCTAGTACGACAACGCCCGCATGCCTTTACGTTATTTTGTGTGTTTATCGGGTTCGTTGGCGCGTTGCTAGTCGTTACAAAAGGGAATCTCGGCTCCTTTTTTGCAGCGAAAAATGACATGATTCCATCTTTATTTATTTTTCTCGCAGTCATTGGCTGGGTTGTCTACACAATGGGCGGAAGCCGATTTAGCAAGGATGGTTGGTCTGCATTACGTTATTCCACGTTAAGTTGTTTGCTCGGAACCGCTACTGCAGTTGTTGTCGTTTTTGGCGTCACGCTCTCTGGATATGTCTCGTTTCCGACCGTTGAAACAATGATCATGACGGGCCCTCATATTGCTTTCATGGTGATCTTCCCGGGTGTAATTGCCTTGGTAGGATGGAATTATGGCGTAAGTGTCATCACACCGCTTAATGGATTGCTATTTCTTAACTTTGTACCCGTTACAACATTGGTCATTCAAATATTTCAAGGTGCTGGTATCACTGCTAACGATGCCATCGGTACTATTTTCATTATCGTATCTTTGCTTTCAAATAATATTTTTCTTAGGTTGCAGCAAAAAAACAGGGAACCGAAAGAGAAGTTTAAAGGGAGATTGCAGGAGATATCATCTTGA
- a CDS encoding protein kinase domain-containing protein: MPTYQALAQTVIINRKNRLIHYDDSLQHVGTGRSAFVFQIKSTMTAIKVYFPAFAHLAKEETEIYEKLQDIAYYPTVYDSGSNYIVMDYIEGDTLFDCISRGKVITPAHMKTIDAALSLAVARNLNPSDIHLRNIFITYAGEIKIIDVARFRQTKECRQWQNLKKAYSTFYSKRLFPKKVPAPCLNMIAVLYKKGCLPLYRA, translated from the coding sequence TTGCCAACCTATCAAGCACTCGCACAAACAGTTATCATAAACAGGAAAAACCGTTTAATTCATTATGATGATTCGTTACAGCATGTCGGAACAGGAAGAAGTGCATTTGTGTTTCAGATAAAATCTACAATGACAGCCATAAAAGTCTATTTCCCTGCATTTGCGCATCTTGCCAAAGAGGAAACTGAAATTTATGAAAAACTTCAGGACATCGCGTATTATCCAACGGTGTATGACTCGGGGTCGAATTATATTGTGATGGATTATATTGAGGGGGATACGCTTTTTGACTGCATATCCCGGGGAAAAGTCATCACGCCTGCACATATGAAAACAATCGATGCAGCTCTATCCTTGGCCGTTGCCAGGAATCTGAATCCATCTGACATTCACTTACGTAATATATTTATCACGTATGCAGGTGAGATAAAAATCATTGATGTCGCTCGTTTTAGACAAACGAAGGAATGTAGGCAATGGCAAAATTTAAAGAAAGCGTACAGCACATTTTACAGCAAACGTTTATTTCCAAAGAAGGTTCCGGCTCCATGCCTGAATATGATCGCGGTCCTTTATAAAAAAGGCTGTCTACCACTATATCGAGCATAA